The Streptococcus sp. S5 genome contains a region encoding:
- a CDS encoding exodeoxyribonuclease III — translation MKLISWNIDSLNAALTSDSARAKLSQEVLQTLVSEDADIIAIQETKLSAKGPTKKHLEILEELFPGYENTWRSSQEPARKGYAGTMFLYKKELTPVVTFPEIGAPSTMDLEGRIITLEFDEFFVTQVYTPNAGDGLKRLEERQIWDVKYAEYLAELDKEKTVLATGDYNVAHKEIDLANPASNRRSPGFTDEEREGFTNLLAKGFTDTFRHLHGDVPERYTWWAQRSKTSKINNTGWRIDYWLTSNRIADKVTKSDMIDSGARQDHTPIVLEIDL, via the coding sequence ATGAAACTCATTTCATGGAATATCGACTCGCTTAATGCTGCATTAACTAGTGATTCAGCACGCGCCAAACTCTCTCAAGAAGTCCTCCAAACCTTGGTTTCTGAGGATGCGGATATCATTGCCATTCAAGAAACCAAGTTATCCGCCAAAGGTCCTACTAAAAAACACCTCGAAATCCTTGAGGAGCTCTTCCCTGGCTACGAAAACACCTGGCGCTCTTCTCAAGAACCGGCTCGTAAAGGCTACGCTGGAACCATGTTCCTCTATAAAAAAGAGCTCACACCAGTTGTGACTTTCCCAGAAATCGGAGCTCCTTCGACCATGGACTTGGAAGGTCGGATCATTACTTTGGAATTTGATGAATTTTTCGTGACTCAGGTCTACACACCTAACGCTGGTGATGGACTCAAACGTTTGGAAGAACGTCAAATTTGGGACGTTAAGTATGCTGAATATTTGGCTGAATTAGACAAAGAAAAAACCGTCCTTGCAACTGGGGACTACAACGTTGCCCACAAGGAAATTGACCTTGCCAACCCAGCCAGCAACCGCCGTTCACCAGGATTCACAGACGAAGAACGTGAAGGATTTACAAATCTTTTGGCCAAAGGATTTACAGATACCTTTCGTCACCTACATGGTGATGTTCCTGAGCGCTATACTTGGTGGGCACAACGAAGTAAAACCTCAAAAATCAACAATACGGGCTGGAGAATCGACTATTGGTTAACCTCAAACCGCATTGCTGACAAGGTCACTAAATCAGATATGATTGACTCAGGCGCTCGTCAAGATCATACACCAATTGTATTAGAAATTGATTTGTAA
- a CDS encoding D-alanine--D-alanine ligase: protein MSKQDLILLYGGRSAEREVSVLSAESVMRAIDYQAFSVQTYFITQSGDFIQTQAFEEKPADGEKLMTNETVDWSKKVAPSAIYKEGAVVFPVLHGPMGEDGSIQGFLEVLKMPYVGCGILASSVAMDKITTKRVLESAGIPQVPYVAVVEGDDLDEKIATIEATLSYPVFTKPSNMGSSVGISKSENQTELRAALALAFKYDSRILVEQGVNAREIEVGLLGNYDVKSTLPGEVVKDVAFYDYDAKYIDNKITMAIPAQLDPEVVNTMRTNAEKAFRAIGGLGLARCDFFYTDKGEIFLNELNTMPGFTQWSMYPLLWDNMGLNYTDLITKLVELGKEVFQKHEAHLL from the coding sequence ATGAGTAAACAAGACTTAATCCTGTTGTATGGTGGACGTAGTGCAGAACGTGAAGTATCTGTTCTTTCAGCTGAAAGTGTGATGCGCGCGATTGATTACCAAGCATTTTCGGTTCAAACCTATTTTATTACGCAGTCAGGAGATTTCATCCAGACGCAAGCTTTTGAAGAGAAGCCAGCAGATGGTGAGAAATTGATGACCAACGAGACAGTAGACTGGTCTAAAAAAGTGGCACCATCAGCGATCTACAAGGAAGGAGCAGTTGTCTTTCCAGTTCTTCATGGACCGATGGGAGAAGATGGTTCTATTCAAGGATTCTTGGAAGTTTTGAAAATGCCTTATGTCGGCTGTGGCATCTTGGCTTCCAGTGTGGCAATGGACAAGATCACAACCAAACGAGTTTTGGAATCTGCAGGGATTCCACAAGTTCCTTATGTAGCTGTAGTGGAAGGTGATGACCTAGATGAGAAAATTGCTACAATTGAAGCCACTCTCTCTTATCCCGTCTTTACCAAACCATCCAATATGGGATCTAGTGTAGGAATTTCAAAATCTGAAAACCAAACAGAACTTCGGGCCGCTCTCGCATTAGCTTTTAAATACGACAGTCGTATCTTAGTAGAACAAGGGGTCAATGCGCGTGAGATCGAAGTCGGCCTCCTTGGCAACTATGATGTGAAGAGTACCTTACCAGGTGAAGTTGTGAAAGATGTGGCCTTCTATGATTACGATGCCAAATACATTGACAATAAAATTACCATGGCCATTCCAGCCCAATTGGACCCTGAGGTTGTGAACACCATGCGGACCAACGCAGAAAAAGCTTTCCGTGCGATCGGTGGACTTGGCTTGGCGCGTTGTGATTTCTTCTATACGGATAAAGGAGAAATCTTCCTAAACGAACTCAATACCATGCCTGGATTTACCCAATGGTCTATGTATCCTTTGCTTTGGGACAATATGGGACTCAACTATACAGATTTGATCACCAAGTTAGTAGAGCTTGGAAAAGAAGTCTTCCAAAAACACGAAGCGCATTTGTTGTAA
- the nth gene encoding endonuclease III, with protein sequence MVLSKKRARHVIEEIIALFPDAKPSLDFRNHFELLVAVMLSAQTTDAAVNKATPGLFAAFPTPQAMAAASEADIAKHISKLGLYRNKAKFLKKCAQQLLDNFDGQVPQTREELESLAGVGRKTANVVMSVGFGIPAFAVDTHVERICKHHDIVKKSATPLEVEKRVMDVLPKSEWLAAHQAMIYFGRAICHPKNPECDQYPQLYHFD encoded by the coding sequence ATGGTTTTATCAAAGAAACGGGCACGTCATGTGATTGAAGAAATTATCGCCCTCTTTCCAGATGCTAAGCCAAGTCTGGATTTTCGTAATCATTTTGAATTGTTAGTAGCGGTTATGCTCTCGGCTCAGACGACTGATGCGGCTGTTAACAAAGCGACACCAGGTTTGTTTGCGGCTTTTCCAACCCCGCAAGCCATGGCAGCAGCCAGTGAAGCTGATATCGCCAAGCATATTTCTAAATTAGGCCTCTATCGAAATAAGGCCAAATTTCTCAAAAAATGTGCCCAGCAATTGCTAGATAACTTTGATGGTCAAGTGCCTCAGACTCGTGAAGAGTTAGAAAGTCTAGCAGGAGTAGGACGCAAGACAGCTAATGTGGTTATGAGTGTAGGATTTGGGATTCCAGCTTTTGCTGTCGATACCCATGTGGAGCGGATCTGCAAGCACCATGATATCGTCAAGAAATCAGCGACGCCATTGGAAGTTGAAAAGCGGGTCATGGATGTTCTGCCAAAGAGCGAATGGCTAGCGGCCCATCAAGCCATGATTTATTTTGGACGGGCCATCTGCCATCCTAAAAATCCTGAATGTGACCAGTATCCACAACTCTATCATTTTGATTAG
- a CDS encoding DUF421 domain-containing protein: MTVDFLAILIKLAIGLISLVFVINVTGKGNLAPSSAVDQIQNFVLGGIIGGVIYNSSITILQYIVILLMWTILILLLKWLNTNVRFMKHLIDGKPTVIIKNGKLDPEACRSKGLSASDVALKLRSQGIFQLKGVKRAVIEQNGQMIVVRAGDENPKYPIITDGVVQLEILETIGKSEEWLLAELEKEGYDNVLDIFIAEYDKGKINVVTY; encoded by the coding sequence ATGACAGTAGATTTTTTAGCCATTTTGATTAAATTAGCTATCGGCTTGATTTCCTTGGTATTTGTAATCAATGTGACCGGGAAAGGAAACTTAGCACCAAGTTCTGCAGTAGACCAGATACAGAACTTTGTTCTGGGGGGAATTATTGGTGGGGTGATTTACAATAGCTCCATTACCATTCTTCAATACATTGTGATTCTCTTGATGTGGACTATTTTGATCTTACTCTTAAAATGGCTCAATACCAATGTCCGTTTTATGAAGCACTTGATCGATGGCAAACCAACTGTCATTATCAAAAATGGGAAGCTTGATCCGGAAGCTTGTCGATCCAAGGGACTTTCTGCTTCAGACGTTGCCTTGAAATTGCGTTCACAAGGAATTTTCCAATTAAAGGGAGTGAAACGAGCTGTCATTGAACAAAACGGTCAAATGATCGTTGTCCGTGCGGGGGATGAAAATCCTAAATACCCAATCATTACGGATGGTGTGGTTCAGCTTGAAATTTTGGAAACAATTGGGAAAAGTGAAGAGTGGTTGCTAGCTGAATTGGAAAAAGAAGGCTATGACAACGTTTTGGACATTTTCATTGCTGAGTATGACAAAGGAAAAATCAATGTTGTGACCTATTAA
- a CDS encoding bleomycin resistance protein, with protein MNFNAVIPEFIVSNLEQSRSFYCDLLGFTIEYGRPEENFLFLSLEECQLMIEEGSKEELAELTYPFGRGVNISFGIKDVPRLYQKVIESNYPIHRPLTKRKFRVGEQYIYPHEFAVLDPDGYFLRFSE; from the coding sequence ATGAATTTCAATGCAGTGATTCCTGAGTTTATTGTATCGAATTTAGAGCAGTCCCGTTCCTTCTACTGTGATTTACTGGGTTTTACCATCGAATACGGGCGACCAGAAGAGAACTTCCTCTTTCTTTCTCTTGAAGAGTGCCAGCTAATGATAGAGGAGGGGAGTAAGGAGGAACTAGCTGAACTGACCTACCCCTTTGGTCGTGGAGTTAATATCTCCTTCGGCATAAAAGATGTCCCTAGACTCTATCAAAAAGTAATCGAGTCTAACTATCCTATTCATCGTCCTTTGACCAAAAGAAAATTTCGTGTTGGTGAACAATATATCTATCCCCATGAATTTGCAGTTCTAGATCCAGATGGCTATTTTTTAAGATTTAGTGAATAA
- the recR gene encoding recombination mediator RecR — MLYPAPIAKLIDSYSKLPGIGIKTATRLAFYTIGMSDDDVNEFAKNLLNAKRELGYCSICGNLTDEETCEICRDETRDPSLILVVEDSRDVSAMENIQEYHGRYHVLHGLISPMNGVGPDDINLKTLIGRLMDGTVTEVIVATNATADGEATSMYISRVLKPAGIKVTRLARGLAVGADIEYADEVTLLRAIENRTEL; from the coding sequence ATGCTTTATCCAGCACCTATTGCAAAATTAATTGACAGCTATTCGAAGTTGCCAGGAATTGGGATCAAAACAGCGACTCGTCTGGCTTTTTACACCATTGGTATGTCAGATGATGATGTCAATGAATTTGCCAAGAACTTACTGAATGCCAAGCGTGAGCTAGGGTATTGCAGTATTTGTGGCAATTTAACCGATGAAGAAACCTGCGAGATTTGTCGAGATGAAACGCGGGATCCATCCCTCATTCTGGTTGTAGAAGATAGCCGGGATGTATCTGCTATGGAAAATATCCAGGAATACCATGGTCGCTATCATGTCTTGCATGGCTTGATCTCGCCCATGAATGGCGTGGGACCCGATGACATCAATCTCAAGACTTTGATTGGTCGCTTGATGGATGGAACAGTCACAGAGGTCATTGTTGCGACCAATGCGACAGCAGACGGGGAAGCGACATCTATGTATATCTCGCGCGTGCTCAAACCTGCAGGGATCAAAGTAACCCGTTTGGCACGTGGTCTGGCAGTTGGAGCCGATATCGAGTATGCGGACGAAGTGACCTTGCTTCGTGCGATCGAAAATCGGACAGAATTATAA
- a CDS encoding DUF3290 family protein produces the protein MKFYSYDYVLSQISQQNWVTIVISGLLILLTGFFAVKAYREKHDSKFRELSIISILTLVAVVLISISNFQNSQSNNDQFQRSLHFIEVISKELDVKKEDVYVNTSAATDGAILKVGEVYYRAIAGSDPDSYLLEKMDLCKTDVELVEVNK, from the coding sequence ATGAAATTTTACTCTTATGACTATGTATTGAGTCAGATCAGTCAGCAAAATTGGGTGACCATTGTGATCTCTGGTTTGCTCATTCTACTGACTGGTTTTTTTGCGGTGAAAGCCTATCGGGAGAAGCACGATAGCAAATTCCGCGAATTATCTATTATCTCCATTTTAACTCTGGTGGCAGTGGTCTTGATCAGTATCAGCAATTTCCAAAATAGCCAAAGTAATAATGATCAGTTCCAACGCTCACTCCATTTTATTGAGGTCATCTCAAAGGAGTTGGATGTCAAAAAAGAAGATGTCTATGTCAATACTTCAGCAGCCACAGATGGGGCGATCCTGAAGGTTGGAGAGGTTTATTACCGAGCTATCGCAGGCTCTGACCCAGATAGCTACCTATTAGAAAAGATGGATCTGTGTAAAACAGACGTGGAACTTGTGGAGGTGAACAAATGA
- a CDS encoding YjgN family protein, with translation MYRESYFDGGLFSYIGHVLLATFITVLTFGICAPWGVCIMYNWKVKHTVIDGRRQYFDGTAMQLFGNWIKWWFFTIITFGIYVFWLNIKVTQWITKHTHFID, from the coding sequence ATGTATCGTGAATCGTATTTTGATGGAGGCCTATTTTCATATATTGGCCATGTTTTATTAGCAACCTTCATTACAGTATTGACTTTTGGGATTTGTGCTCCTTGGGGCGTGTGCATTATGTATAACTGGAAGGTCAAGCATACCGTGATTGATGGTCGTCGTCAGTACTTTGACGGCACGGCTATGCAGTTATTTGGAAATTGGATCAAATGGTGGTTCTTTACCATCATTACATTTGGGATCTATGTGTTCTGGTTAAATATCAAGGTCACTCAATGGATTACCAAGCATACTCATTTTATAGACTAA
- a CDS encoding peptide ABC transporter substrate-binding protein produces the protein MKAKKLLALAGVSVAGAFLLAACGGGSSNQATYSFVYSADPNTLDYIAATRTTTSDVTSNLVDGLLENDRYGNFVPSLAEDWTVSEDGLTYTYKLRKDAKWYTSEGEEYGAVTAQDFVTGIKHAVESKSEGLFLIQNSIKGLDAYVKGETKDFNTVGVKALDDHTIQYTLVRPESFWNSKTTSGVLFPVNADFLKSQGKDFGSLKPSSILYNGPYYLKSLTSKSEIELVKNKDYYDAKNVHIDNVKLTFNDGSNPDSIIKNFEKGQYSFASVMPNSSTYKSVKKNFGDNIVYGLQLGTSYYLGFNLDRQKYDHTAKTTDEQKASTKKAILNKDFRQAVNFGFDRKSYAAQVSGADAAENTLRSTLVPPTYVQVNGEDFGKVVEKQLVTYGDQWKGVSLDDGQTSLYSPEKAKASFAKAKAELQKQGVQFPIHLDYIVSQVDNSMVQQASSFKQSVESALGADNVVVDLQKVSDDDFQNITYFSDTAAARDYDISGGGWAPDYQDPSTYLESISPVNGSVFYYLGIDAGSNNPAIATVGLDQYANMLKDADAELLDQAKRYEKYAAAQAWLTDSSITLPTVSNGGAPMLQRTVPYSRAASWVGTKGTGTFYKYLEMSKDVVTTKDFNKAKEEWLKKKAESNKKAQEDLKDHIEKKK, from the coding sequence ATGAAAGCAAAAAAACTGTTAGCTCTTGCAGGAGTTTCTGTTGCAGGTGCCTTTCTTTTAGCAGCATGTGGCGGTGGTAGTAGCAATCAAGCAACCTACTCATTCGTCTATTCAGCAGATCCAAATACCTTGGATTACATCGCTGCAACTCGTACAACAACTTCAGATGTCACAAGTAACCTTGTAGATGGTCTTCTTGAAAACGACCGATACGGAAACTTTGTGCCAAGTCTAGCAGAAGATTGGACTGTCTCTGAAGATGGATTAACCTATACTTACAAACTTCGTAAGGATGCCAAATGGTATACGAGTGAAGGAGAAGAATATGGTGCTGTAACGGCTCAAGACTTTGTTACAGGGATCAAACACGCGGTTGAGTCTAAATCAGAAGGTCTCTTCTTGATTCAAAATTCGATCAAAGGTTTGGATGCCTACGTAAAAGGGGAAACCAAAGACTTTAACACAGTTGGAGTGAAAGCCTTAGATGACCACACCATCCAATATACCTTGGTCCGTCCAGAAAGCTTCTGGAACTCAAAAACAACCTCAGGTGTTCTTTTCCCAGTCAATGCGGATTTCTTGAAATCTCAAGGAAAAGATTTTGGTTCTTTGAAACCTAGCAGCATCTTATACAATGGTCCATATTACCTGAAATCATTGACTTCAAAATCTGAGATTGAATTGGTCAAGAACAAAGACTATTACGATGCGAAAAATGTTCATATCGACAATGTCAAATTGACCTTTAATGATGGATCAAACCCAGATTCTATCATTAAGAACTTTGAAAAAGGTCAATATTCCTTTGCATCTGTTATGCCAAACAGCTCGACTTATAAGAGCGTCAAGAAAAACTTTGGCGACAACATTGTCTACGGTTTGCAATTGGGAACATCCTACTACCTTGGATTCAACTTGGACCGTCAAAAATATGACCACACAGCCAAAACAACGGATGAACAAAAAGCCTCTACCAAGAAAGCAATCTTGAACAAGGACTTCCGTCAAGCGGTGAACTTTGGTTTTGACCGCAAATCTTATGCGGCACAAGTTTCAGGGGCTGATGCGGCTGAAAATACCCTTCGTAGTACCTTGGTGCCACCAACTTATGTCCAAGTCAATGGAGAAGACTTTGGTAAAGTCGTTGAAAAACAATTGGTTACCTATGGGGATCAATGGAAAGGTGTGAGCCTGGACGATGGTCAAACAAGCCTTTACAGCCCAGAAAAAGCCAAGGCTTCATTTGCGAAAGCTAAAGCTGAATTGCAAAAACAAGGAGTTCAATTCCCAATTCATTTGGACTACATTGTTAGCCAAGTGGACAACAGCATGGTCCAACAAGCTAGCTCCTTCAAACAATCTGTAGAGTCAGCGCTTGGTGCAGACAATGTCGTTGTGGACCTTCAAAAGGTATCGGATGATGATTTCCAAAATATCACCTACTTCAGCGATACAGCGGCTGCGAGAGATTACGATATCTCAGGCGGTGGTTGGGCTCCTGACTACCAAGACCCATCGACTTACCTCGAAAGTATCAGCCCAGTAAATGGTTCTGTCTTCTACTATCTTGGTATTGATGCAGGTTCAAACAACCCAGCCATTGCAACAGTTGGTTTGGATCAATACGCTAACATGTTGAAAGACGCAGATGCTGAATTGTTGGATCAAGCAAAACGCTATGAAAAATATGCAGCAGCGCAAGCATGGTTGACAGATAGCTCGATTACGCTTCCAACTGTTTCAAATGGTGGTGCTCCAATGCTTCAACGGACCGTACCATACAGCCGTGCGGCTTCATGGGTTGGTACAAAAGGAACAGGAACATTCTACAAATACCTTGAAATGTCTAAAGATGTTGTCACTACAAAAGACTTTAACAAGGCCAAAGAAGAATGGTTGAAGAAAAAAGCAGAATCCAATAAAAAAGCTCAAGAAGATCTCAAAGATCACATTGAGAAGAAAAAGTAA
- the pbp2b gene encoding penicillin-binding protein PBP2B: MKKKIRKFENHSITRRLYLLFSLICLLFLVLIARLGYMQITHQAYYTDKLAKATKKTVKQGSVRGQIYDASGKPLVENVGKQVLTFTRDRKMTAQEMRETAGKLLQYVDVENPQVTERQEVDYYLANTKVYQEVVEHLPEKKKFDTDGNRLPEAKIYQAAVDSIDPSKLGYTDDEKKIIYLYSQMNAVENFATGIISTQVLGAEQIATIAADSQDLPGIAITTSWDRKVLDTPLASIIGNVSTEQAGLPAEEVEDYVKKGYALNDRVGTSYLEKEYENVLQGKRSEKEILLDKNGNMEKVVDVSKGAKGENLKLSIDLDFQKGVEDILRSAFSAELQAGNATYSEGVYAVALEPDTGKVLAMAGIKHQAGSQDLSADALGTVTNVFVPGSVVKGATLTSGWENGAISGNQVLTDQPIVFAGSAPINSWFTQYGSRSINAVEALEYSSNTYMVQIALKMMGQPYTPNMTLQVDQVEPAMKKLRSTFEEYGLGTSTGIDLPNESTGFIPKDYTVGNYLTNAFGQFDNYTPMQLAQYAATVANDGKRVSPHVVEGIYDNNDQGGLGQLKKAIETKELNQVHISAEDMALIKQGFYQVANGTSGLTTGKTVGQGASVSISAKTGTAETTVDGGKQAINTNVVAYAPSNNPKIAVAVVFPHNTNLQATVSHSITRDIINLYNQKHPMN, encoded by the coding sequence ATGAAGAAGAAAATACGGAAGTTTGAGAATCATTCGATTACACGCAGACTCTACCTGCTGTTTAGTTTGATTTGCCTTCTTTTTTTGGTGCTGATTGCCCGACTTGGCTATATGCAGATCACTCACCAAGCCTACTATACGGATAAATTGGCAAAAGCTACGAAAAAGACGGTCAAACAAGGAAGTGTGCGAGGGCAAATCTATGATGCTTCTGGTAAGCCCTTGGTGGAAAATGTGGGAAAACAAGTCCTGACCTTTACGCGCGATCGTAAAATGACGGCACAAGAAATGCGAGAGACAGCAGGGAAACTCCTGCAGTATGTCGACGTAGAAAATCCTCAAGTGACTGAACGACAAGAAGTGGATTACTATCTAGCTAATACCAAGGTCTACCAAGAGGTCGTGGAACACCTACCTGAGAAAAAGAAATTTGATACCGATGGCAACCGCCTGCCGGAAGCCAAGATTTATCAAGCGGCAGTGGATAGTATCGACCCTTCAAAACTCGGCTATACAGATGATGAGAAAAAGATTATTTATCTCTATAGCCAGATGAATGCGGTAGAGAATTTTGCGACGGGGATTATTTCGACGCAAGTACTAGGAGCTGAACAGATTGCGACCATCGCTGCGGACAGTCAGGACCTTCCGGGAATTGCCATCACGACTAGCTGGGACCGCAAGGTTTTGGACACTCCTTTAGCTTCTATTATTGGAAACGTATCGACCGAGCAGGCGGGGCTTCCAGCAGAAGAGGTTGAGGACTATGTCAAAAAAGGTTATGCTCTCAATGACCGGGTTGGTACCTCTTATCTCGAAAAGGAATACGAAAACGTCCTTCAAGGCAAACGCAGTGAAAAAGAAATTCTCCTAGATAAAAATGGCAACATGGAGAAAGTGGTCGATGTTTCAAAAGGGGCCAAAGGAGAAAACCTCAAGCTCTCGATTGATTTAGATTTCCAAAAAGGAGTGGAAGATATCCTTCGCTCCGCCTTTAGCGCAGAGTTGCAAGCTGGAAATGCGACCTACTCCGAAGGTGTCTATGCCGTAGCTCTGGAACCCGATACAGGGAAGGTCCTTGCTATGGCAGGGATTAAACACCAGGCTGGTAGTCAAGATCTATCAGCAGATGCGTTGGGAACAGTCACCAACGTCTTCGTCCCAGGATCTGTGGTCAAAGGAGCGACCTTGACTTCTGGATGGGAAAATGGAGCCATTTCTGGGAATCAGGTTCTGACCGATCAGCCGATTGTTTTTGCAGGATCAGCTCCTATCAATTCTTGGTTTACCCAATACGGTAGTCGTTCCATCAATGCGGTGGAAGCATTGGAATACTCTTCTAATACCTATATGGTCCAAATTGCCCTTAAGATGATGGGGCAACCTTACACCCCAAACATGACCTTGCAAGTGGATCAGGTTGAACCTGCCATGAAAAAACTGCGCTCTACTTTTGAAGAGTATGGTCTTGGAACATCAACGGGGATTGACCTTCCCAATGAATCGACTGGTTTTATTCCAAAAGACTACACAGTCGGCAATTATTTGACCAATGCCTTTGGCCAGTTTGACAACTATACACCGATGCAATTGGCCCAGTATGCGGCAACCGTTGCAAATGATGGGAAGAGGGTGAGTCCTCATGTCGTCGAAGGCATCTATGACAATAATGATCAAGGGGGCCTTGGTCAGTTGAAAAAAGCGATCGAAACCAAGGAGCTCAATCAGGTCCATATCTCAGCGGAGGACATGGCTTTGATCAAGCAAGGGTTCTATCAGGTTGCGAATGGTACGAGTGGGTTGACGACAGGGAAAACTGTTGGTCAAGGTGCCAGTGTCTCCATTAGTGCCAAGACAGGTACGGCCGAAACCACAGTCGATGGAGGCAAACAAGCCATTAATACCAATGTGGTGGCTTATGCACCGTCAAACAATCCAAAGATTGCGGTAGCGGTGGTCTTTCCACATAATACCAATCTACAAGCGACAGTCAGTCATTCCATTACACGTGACATTATTAACTTATACAATCAGAAACACCCGATGAATTAG